The Numenius arquata chromosome 6, bNumArq3.hap1.1, whole genome shotgun sequence sequence TgcacattctttttttcccattagttgtcatttaaatatttgttgaaaaaagCCTGGATCTGTGGCCAAGCATGAACCTGAGCTTTAGAATAAGCCACGGGCTCCCCACCCAGGAGTGCTCGCTTGTGAAAAAGGGGGTGGTTTCCTATGGGGTACAAGGGGAAATAAGGAGGGTCGATGCAGTGGCCTGTTCCAGGGTAGGAGAGAATCTGAAAATTTTCCTTCCCTTGAGCCTGCAGAAGCTTGCAGACTTCAGTAGCATAATACTCACTTTTGATAACATGGTCATCTTGTCCCACGATGAACAGTAACTGTGCCTCAGCTTTCTCTAGTGGGATCAGGCTTTGGTTGCCAGGGGCTTGAAAAGCATCAAGAGCAATGTCAGAATAATCAAGGGTATTGGAATCAATGACCTTGATCTTTTCTTTATTGAATGGCAAAGAGGGGATGGTCTTATCCCTGTACCGGAGAGGAATAGAGGTAATGGCCACGGGGCCATTGAGGGAAGCAACGGCTGTGATGTTCTTCAGGAAGGCGGCCATGGCGAGAGACAGATCAGCTCCTTTGGAGTAACCGAGCAGTCCGACCCCTGGTCCCTTCACCTGGTAGACAGGAGGAAATCCCCATCAGCACTGAGCTGGAAAACAACAGCTCAGCTCATTCCTGCTGGGGAACGTTGTATAATGCCGAGAGTTTGCGAAACACTGCGACGGAGGTGATGGCAGTGATCAGTTTTTCTTCTGGACAAGTGTCTAGCACACTTCACCCTTCAAGCCTCTGCCTTTGATAATGTTCCCTGGTGCTCTGGTATCAGCCAAGAGAGGGGGAACAAGATTTCACCAATTTGAGGACAGGTTGTAGGACAGAGCTAAGAGCTATTAGTCTCAGACACTGGCAGATGCTCTTTACTTTTCACTTTTAAGACTATCGGAGGACATATTGGTGGCAATTCATGAAGGCTGTCTCCTGTACAACCATCCCACCTCGTTATGTCTCAGCTGTCTCTAATGTGGGATTGCTTTGTGATCTCTCTCCACCACTCTTCCAGTGCATATCTTTTTGAGCCTGCCCCTTTCCTCAGGCACCCAAAGTCCTGGCAGAGGCCAGCCGTGCCAGGGATTATTTTGGCAGCTTCCTCCAGAGATAAGTCAGGCCAAGTGACAGGCCCTTTGGAGAAGCGCTCCCTGGAGCCCCGGGGACATGGAGGGTGCTCCTACCTGTGGGTGCTGCAGCATATAGTTCACCGCCTCTTCAAAATATTCCAGGTGGAGTTCAGTTGGCTTCTGGGGCAGATCCTCATATTGATAATAAGCCAGGGCCAGCGTGGCAAAGCCGTGATTGGCCAGGAGGCTGGCTCTGTGCTCAAGAAGACCTCCTCCAAGTCCATGTATGTCAATGATCCCTGGAAAGGGGTCTTCTCCTGGAGCAGACAAGACAAAGACCTGTATTGCCTGAAATGACTCCTTTCGATGTTTCTCTGTTTTAGAATGCATCAAACCAGGTACACAACAGCAACTGCAGGAATGCATTTTTGACATGATCAAAGATGATTAGTCCCTCAGTTGTGTGGTGTCAGCAGCTAAAAATATTCTAGAGCGTGTTGCAGACAAGCAGAACCTCTTGGGTAAGGTGCAAACCCTTATTTGTTTTAGCAATCGGCAGTATTTCTGCAGTGTGCTTAGGGCCAACGGGCAGATGCTGTTTTGTGAAGTTGTCTTGTCCcagtttctcttctccctttaaGCAGCCCTGTAACAATGATCACTTTACCTGGCACTGTAAAAATCCTCAAGGTGTCAGTCAAAGTCTCATGGAgatgaaccagcagctcctgaggtagttgaagtcaacggaggaacacctgtgagacacctcaaggggtgttcccctagaaggtggcacagccaacagcacagctgaagtgcatctagaCAAATGCActcagcatgggcaacaaacaggaggatcTGGAAgttactgtgctgctggaaagctatgatacagtggccatcactgaaacctggtgggatgaatcctatgactggtgtgtggctattgagggctacaagctgttcagaagggacaggcaaggaaggaggggcggaggtgtTGTCCTCTATGTTAaagaatggatagagagtgaggagatgtccctagaGCCTTCCCTGGGTTCAGATGACGAGaaagttgagagcttgtgggtgaggattaagggccagtatgagaataatgttgataacacttGTTTAGGTATTGCCAAATAATGTTTACCTTAGTCAAGTaacttttcagcttcccatagaagctgagagggagtatagacaggacaagctggttAAAGGGATATTGCATACCATAgctgtcatgctcagtatataaatggggttggCTGGGGGCCAGGAATCTGCGATCACTGCTTGGGTCGGGCTGGGCAACTGATCATCGGGTagtgagagcaacttgtgttgtatGACTATAtgttgtatattcttttaccattattataattatttttttcctcttctgttactgttctattaaactgtctttatctcagcccatgagtttcCCTCCCCggtcctccttttctcccttttctccctaccctCCTGGAGGGGTAGTGGTGGAAGCAGGGAGTGAGCAAGTGgttgcatggtcctagttgccagctggggttaaaccacaacagtcttTTTTGGCACCCAACATGGGGCTCGAAGGGTGGAGATAACAACAAACCTGATCAGAGCATGTTAGAACAAATTTGTTATAAGCATTCATTGTATAAGGTTAATAGTCACTGGTTACAACGTTGATTTATTTGCTCTCAAAGTTGTTGTGCTTGTTGTCAGGGTTGTGTTTTGTGTAATACCTTTCCTGCTGCATATTTTCCCTGTTGTGCTGTTTATTATCCCTGGGAAGGGGGCCAAGTTTAAAATTTTGCTGTACTTTGTAAGGCGGGTTTATGATATGATAAAATTCTGTCTGCTGTGTCTGTGCTCGTTAGCAGTGGGAGGCGGAGCGCAAGGCGAACGGCAGGGGCGGTTCATCTCCCTTCTTCGGGAGTCATCTAGCGAAAGCCATTAGTAATTACactttttaccttttctctttGGAGAACCAACCTGTCGGGGAGACACCTTCCTTcacctcccccttctcctccaggctaattACAACAGTTCTTGagaatttttaatatctttggGATGCTTAAACCAGCATGCTCCTATTTCTAGGTCTTCTAATGTGTTTCAGGTCTTGCTTTGTGTTGATCAACTGTTTAAAAATACCACCCTGTCTGCTACCAGCACTCGGTGCGGTTGCGGATGCACTATTCCCACCTCACCAATGAACACTGTGGCTACTTCAACCCCCGCGATGAACATTGTGGCTACTCAAACCCCAGTgacagacactgtggctactGAACCAGAGAACCAACCCATGCCAATACCTGTTCCCCCGATACAGAAGAAGAAGTACACAAAATAAATAGTTCACAGGGGCGAAGATGaaccagggtcatcacgagaacaggaTTCTTAGCCCTGGGTGAGCTGTGagatatgcaaaaagatttcagtcaTTGTCCAAGCAAGTACagtgtcacctggctgctctgatgtTGGGATAATGGGGCCAGTGGCTTGGAATTGGACGGTAGGCAAGCTaagcagctgggatccctgtctagggaagggggtaTTGACAAGATGATTGGTAAaaggacacaagccctcagcctctggaggcgactcctgttagcTGTAATGGAAAGATACCCCTTCAAGGAAGATATATGTCACCCAGGCAAATGGGCCATCATGGAGAGAAGTATCCACTATCTGAGGGAATTAGCTTTGCAGGAgctgatttattatgacctggacaactgGCAGTCAGCCACAGGTCTAGATGAAGTCCAATGTACCTGACCTGTACGGTGGAAATTTGTACA is a genomic window containing:
- the LOC141465571 gene encoding acyl-coenzyme A thioesterase 5-like; protein product: MWQVTALSLCRASSRGWQKWLPWPSPAPAAPQHRRPARTPGTAPARGLSSMAPSIRLSPARRSLFDEPLAIAVQGLGPQQPVTLRTSLRDETGELFQAWARYQAGDDGELDLARCPALPGGSFSGLEPMGLLWALQPQKPFWYMVKKDIQHPFLLQLEVFDGHGEPPGRLLAQAQHERAFLRDRVRRVPVRDGRIRATLFLPAGEDPFPGIIDIHGLGGGLLEHRASLLANHGFATLALAYYQYEDLPQKPTELHLEYFEEAVNYMLQHPQVKGPGVGLLGYSKGADLSLAMAAFLKNITAVASLNGPVAITSIPLRYRDKTIPSLPFNKEKIKVIDSNTLDYSDIALDAFQAPGNQSLIPLEKAEAQLLFIVGQDDHVIKSEYYATEVCKLLQAQGKENFQILSYPGTGHCIDPPYFPLYPIGNHPLFHKRALLGGEPVAYSKAQVHAWPQIQAFFNKYLNDN